The sequence below is a genomic window from Oscillospiraceae bacterium.
CGGAGACCATCGCCCAAATCAAGGGCCTGTCCACCGAAGAGGCGGCGGCCGTTACCACCGCCAACGGCAGGCGGTTTTTCGGAATTGAGGAGGGATAGATATGCAGACGATCTCTTACGAGTACGAGGGCGCGCTCTACGTCAACCTGACCAACCGCTGCGACTGTTCCTGCGTGTTCTGCCTGCGGCACAACGGCCACAAGGGCAGCATCTACGCCGACGACCTGTGGCTGGAGCGCGAGCCCACCCGGCAGGAGGCCCTGGAAAACCTGCTGGCCCGGGACCTGGCGGCCTACCGGGAGCTGGTGTTCTGCGGCTTCGGGGAGCCCATGTACCGCACCGACGACATCCTGTGGCTGGTGGACGCGCTGAAGCGGGCCGTGCCCGCCCTGCCCCCGGTGCGCATCAATACCAACGGCCACGCAAACCTGATCCTGGGCCGGGACGTGACCCCGGATCTGAAGGG
It includes:
- a CDS encoding radical SAM protein, coding for MQTISYEYEGALYVNLTNRCDCSCVFCLRHNGHKGSIYADDLWLEREPTRQEALENLLARDLAAYRELVFCGFGEPMYRTDDILWLVDALKRAVPALPPVRINTNGHANLILGRDVTPDLKGRIDVLSISLNGSTAEEYVAVTQPRDGARAWEAMLDFTRRAAACVPTVMMTVVDKDKSPAELAACRALAEGLGATLRVRAYIPD